The Sediminispirochaeta smaragdinae DSM 11293 genome has a segment encoding these proteins:
- a CDS encoding FadR/GntR family transcriptional regulator: MKSLKKERVSLLVTDAIKEIIDSEHLKPGDKLYSENELANKLEVSRSSVREAVRMLEVTGIVKVFQGKGIFISAPEENDCPIRSWVVDNMELLKEHFEVRLLIEPHAASLAAKWAGKEALAELAAHYSLFCDFVRQKNLVEAIEKDSAFHLLIAKMTKNRTLSVLMNTMTKTLNEGWFASLNMPGRLERTVDEHGEILKALQVGDGVAAARHMTGHLHNALEDIKAYTHI; this comes from the coding sequence ATGAAATCGCTTAAAAAGGAAAGGGTCTCGCTTCTGGTTACGGATGCAATCAAGGAGATTATCGACTCTGAACATCTGAAACCGGGTGATAAACTTTATAGTGAGAATGAGTTAGCGAATAAACTTGAGGTAAGCCGCTCTTCTGTCCGTGAGGCGGTAAGGATGCTTGAGGTTACCGGAATCGTTAAGGTTTTTCAGGGGAAGGGAATTTTCATAAGTGCGCCCGAAGAGAATGATTGTCCGATTCGAAGTTGGGTTGTAGATAACATGGAACTATTGAAGGAGCATTTTGAAGTTCGTCTTCTTATAGAGCCCCACGCCGCCTCGTTGGCGGCCAAATGGGCAGGTAAAGAGGCTCTTGCCGAATTGGCAGCGCATTACTCTCTGTTTTGTGATTTTGTCCGGCAGAAGAACCTTGTGGAAGCCATAGAGAAGGATAGTGCCTTTCATCTTTTAATTGCCAAAATGACAAAAAACCGCACGCTTTCTGTTTTAATGAATACCATGACCAAAACGCTGAATGAGGGCTGGTTCGCCAGTTTAAATATGCCGGGGCGGTTGGAGCGAACGGTTGATGAGCACGGTGAAATTCTAAAGGCTCTTCAAGTGGGTGATGGTGTGGCAGCTGCACGGCACATGACCGGCCATCTTCATAATGCCCTGGAAGACATCAAGGCCTATACTCATATATAG
- a CDS encoding efflux RND transporter periplasmic adaptor subunit, producing MKMNLTQQRITKKELLLVMIGFVLLCAGCTEKAAKTHYVFTTIERGDIENTVTSSGTLEAVGTVDVLSQMTGTVEKIYADYNDVVTKGERLIDLNTEILEIQEKEAEASVLEAQATYDHTLLEYNNNAGLHAKNMLSDFDLDTSKMELHIAKAQLMSAEAQLKQINIELEQYALILSPISGIVLERDVEVGDTVVSGTSATTLFSLAKDLSQMEIHVDVDELDISEITKGQEVRFTVDAYAGDTFSGSVRQIRLVPTTEDNVVTYTVIVDADNQENKLLPGMTATVDFLVEQKSNVLLVPNAALRFEPVEEKSEQKASDTASKKGLFSSAMPGGGMGMGGPPGGGPGNRPGGTPPGNAENKAKNAAAPMAPPAENGAEMKNLWYVNEKGEPESIPVMTGVTDGIHTEILGPDNLEGRQIIEKVKVE from the coding sequence ATGAAGATGAATTTGACACAACAGCGCATCACGAAAAAAGAATTGCTGCTCGTCATGATAGGATTTGTCCTTCTATGTGCAGGATGCACCGAGAAAGCAGCAAAAACCCATTATGTCTTTACCACGATAGAACGAGGCGACATCGAGAATACCGTTACCAGCTCCGGCACTCTTGAGGCGGTAGGGACGGTGGATGTTCTTTCCCAGATGACAGGAACAGTCGAGAAAATCTATGCCGATTACAATGATGTCGTCACAAAAGGTGAACGCCTTATCGACCTGAATACCGAGATCCTGGAGATTCAGGAAAAGGAGGCGGAAGCCTCTGTCCTGGAAGCCCAGGCCACCTATGATCACACCCTTCTGGAATATAATAATAATGCAGGACTCCATGCAAAGAACATGTTATCGGACTTTGATCTCGATACCAGCAAGATGGAGCTTCATATTGCAAAGGCACAGTTGATGAGTGCAGAGGCCCAACTTAAACAGATCAACATCGAACTGGAACAGTACGCGCTTATACTCTCCCCCATTTCGGGAATTGTCCTGGAACGTGATGTCGAGGTTGGGGACACGGTGGTAAGCGGGACCAGCGCCACAACACTCTTCTCCCTGGCAAAGGATCTTTCGCAGATGGAAATCCATGTAGACGTGGATGAACTTGATATCAGCGAAATCACAAAGGGACAAGAGGTACGTTTTACCGTGGATGCCTATGCGGGAGACACCTTCTCCGGCAGTGTCCGGCAAATTCGCCTTGTCCCGACGACCGAAGACAACGTCGTTACCTATACGGTCATCGTGGATGCCGATAATCAGGAAAACAAGTTGCTGCCTGGAATGACGGCAACGGTTGATTTCCTTGTCGAACAGAAAAGTAACGTACTCCTTGTACCCAATGCGGCCCTCAGGTTCGAACCCGTGGAGGAAAAGAGTGAGCAAAAAGCATCCGATACGGCCTCAAAAAAGGGATTGTTTTCCTCCGCTATGCCCGGCGGGGGAATGGGGATGGGAGGCCCCCCCGGTGGCGGGCCCGGGAATAGGCCCGGAGGGACTCCTCCGGGAAACGCGGAAAACAAGGCGAAGAACGCCGCGGCGCCCATGGCTCCTCCGGCCGAAAATGGCGCAGAGATGAAAAACCTTTGGTATGTAAACGAAAAAGGCGAGCCTGAGTCCATCCCCGTCATGACCGGCGTCACGGACGGCATCCATACCGAAATTCTCGGACCCGACAATCTTGAGGGGCGGCAGATCATCGAAAAGGTAAAGGTCGAATAG
- a CDS encoding ABC transporter ATP-binding protein yields MPIIEMHGVKRFYVMGDITVKALRTIDLSIEQGEFVAVMGPSGSGKSTLMNIIGCLDKPTDGVYMLDGLNTKEAKMDEFADIRNQKIGFVFQGFNLLSRTTAVENVELPLFYNRKKRISDSLKRAEAALKKVGLGTRLDHVPSQLSGGQQQRVAIARALVNDPAFILADEPTGNLDTETTIEIMALFQELNDQGITIVMVTHEPDMACYVKRIITMQDGLVVSDRQVNDRKKASEDLQAWRVSHSQLYKEQAEALP; encoded by the coding sequence ATGCCGATTATCGAAATGCACGGGGTAAAGCGGTTCTACGTCATGGGAGATATCACCGTAAAGGCGTTGCGGACCATCGACCTCTCCATAGAACAAGGCGAGTTTGTTGCGGTCATGGGCCCATCCGGTTCGGGAAAGTCCACCTTGATGAATATCATCGGCTGCCTGGATAAGCCTACGGACGGGGTTTACATGCTCGACGGCTTGAACACGAAAGAGGCGAAGATGGATGAATTCGCCGATATCAGGAATCAGAAGATCGGCTTTGTGTTTCAAGGCTTTAATCTCCTTTCGAGAACGACCGCCGTGGAAAATGTCGAACTGCCGCTCTTTTACAACAGAAAAAAGAGGATCTCCGATTCATTGAAAAGGGCGGAAGCAGCCTTGAAAAAGGTGGGGCTTGGAACGCGGCTTGACCACGTTCCGTCTCAACTCTCGGGAGGGCAACAGCAAAGGGTGGCCATTGCCCGGGCATTGGTAAACGACCCCGCCTTCATCCTTGCGGACGAACCGACCGGCAACCTTGATACCGAGACCACCATTGAAATCATGGCCCTGTTTCAGGAGCTCAACGATCAGGGAATCACCATTGTGATGGTGACGCACGAGCCGGATATGGCCTGTTATGTGAAAAGAATCATCACCATGCAGGACGGACTTGTTGTCTCCGACCGCCAAGTGAACGATAGGAAAAAGGCCTCCGAGGATCTGCAGGCCTGGCGGGTAAGCCACAGCCAGCTCTATAAAGAACAGGCGGAGGCACTTCCATGA
- a CDS encoding ABC transporter permease: MTTKILAKLAVRSIMRNRMRSLLTSLGIIIGVGSVIIMVAIGEGSQKQIQEQIESMGANLLMLFPQRGDTANRLSLKDSAKIRKESSYLSSVSGNIRESVTVVGGNGDWGTTLYGVESGYLQIKQWSIAEGDFFTDTDAEQKRKVVVLGSTVAQELFGNENPIGRKVRVNMTPVTVIGVLESKGNTAMGDDQDDVIMAPLETALSRMSRKDFLDTIEMSVVSKELMEQAETEIEQIMRESHRLAAGWDNDFRIMNQSEVIETASETSKTLTILLAAIAGVSLLVGGIGIMNIMLVSVTERTREIGIRMSVGARKKDILLQFLSESILLSLMGGIIGIIIAVIAALFVNRFANIPTVIDPIVVIVSALFAAGVGIFFGYYPARKAANLYPIEALRYE; encoded by the coding sequence ATGACGACGAAAATTCTCGCCAAACTTGCCGTCAGAAGCATCATGCGAAATAGAATGCGAAGTCTCCTAACATCTCTCGGAATCATCATCGGCGTGGGATCCGTCATCATCATGGTGGCCATCGGGGAGGGGTCGCAAAAACAGATTCAGGAACAGATCGAATCCATGGGAGCAAATCTCCTGATGCTATTCCCGCAGCGGGGAGATACTGCCAACAGGTTGAGTCTTAAAGACTCGGCAAAAATACGGAAAGAGAGCAGCTATCTTTCCTCGGTTTCAGGCAATATCAGAGAATCCGTTACGGTAGTCGGCGGCAACGGCGACTGGGGAACGACCCTCTACGGAGTGGAATCCGGTTATCTGCAGATCAAGCAATGGAGCATTGCCGAAGGGGATTTTTTTACAGACACCGATGCCGAACAGAAAAGGAAGGTTGTGGTTCTGGGCAGCACCGTGGCCCAGGAACTTTTCGGAAACGAGAATCCCATCGGTCGCAAGGTTAGGGTCAATATGACCCCGGTAACGGTTATCGGTGTACTTGAAAGCAAGGGGAACACCGCCATGGGAGACGATCAGGATGATGTGATTATGGCCCCCCTTGAAACCGCCTTATCACGTATGAGCAGGAAGGATTTTCTGGATACCATCGAGATGAGTGTCGTTTCCAAGGAGCTTATGGAACAGGCGGAAACGGAAATCGAACAGATTATGCGGGAATCCCATCGTCTGGCTGCAGGTTGGGATAACGACTTCAGAATCATGAACCAATCGGAAGTGATCGAAACAGCCTCCGAGACATCCAAGACTCTAACGATTCTCCTTGCGGCCATCGCCGGGGTTTCTTTGCTTGTCGGAGGGATTGGGATCATGAACATTATGCTGGTCTCTGTTACCGAACGAACGAGAGAAATCGGAATACGGATGTCCGTCGGAGCCCGGAAAAAGGATATTCTCCTCCAGTTTCTCTCAGAATCGATCCTGCTGAGCCTGATGGGGGGCATCATCGGTATCATCATCGCCGTTATTGCAGCCTTGTTCGTCAATCGGTTTGCAAACATTCCCACCGTGATCGATCCGATCGTCGTCATCGTTTCGGCCCTGTTCGCCGCCGGAGTGGGAATCTTTTTCGGGTACTATCCGGCAAGAAAAGCGGCAAATCTCTATCCCATTGAAGCGCTGCGATATGAGTAA
- a CDS encoding amidohydrolase, which yields MVDDKGIKMVHRIETIVNDLSKRILTYRRDFHRYAETGWIEVRTASLIARRLDQLGYEVRVGASVLKASERMGLPDPETLEMHYLRALEQGADPEYAELVKNGFTAVVGIIKNGDGPVRAARFDIDAVQVQESNDPGHFPFTEGFASVNPNMMHACGHDAHAAIGLGVAETLATLKHELHGTVKLIFQPAEEGVRGAKAMAASGIVDDVDYMIGGHIGIVPHACGKVSFRLAGFLATTKIDVYYEGKSSHAAGAPERGKNALLAAVTATANIHSISAHSKGKSMVNVGCLNAGTGRNVIPATAFMSLETRGSTSEINEYVKERVLRIVDAAAKMYEVQKKIVFMGASETAVGNQDFIEYAEKIVAENRHIKAIVSEPILLAGSEDYTYFMKAVQRRGGKALFMLYGTDMKETHHNSAFDIDERSLPIAVTTISWLLLSLNNGMRTVV from the coding sequence ATGGTAGATGATAAAGGTATAAAAATGGTTCACCGTATAGAAACAATTGTAAATGATCTATCAAAGAGGATACTTACGTATCGAAGAGATTTCCATCGATACGCCGAGACGGGGTGGATCGAGGTTAGAACAGCCTCTTTGATTGCACGAAGGCTCGACCAGCTGGGCTATGAGGTCAGGGTAGGAGCTTCTGTTCTCAAAGCCTCCGAAAGGATGGGGCTGCCCGATCCCGAGACCCTGGAGATGCACTATCTCCGGGCCCTGGAGCAAGGCGCCGACCCCGAATATGCCGAACTCGTGAAGAATGGTTTTACGGCCGTTGTTGGTATCATAAAGAATGGAGACGGACCTGTACGGGCCGCCCGTTTTGATATTGACGCGGTGCAGGTTCAGGAATCGAATGATCCCGGGCATTTTCCCTTTACCGAGGGCTTTGCTTCGGTGAATCCGAATATGATGCACGCCTGCGGGCATGATGCCCATGCTGCCATAGGTCTTGGTGTGGCGGAAACCCTGGCAACGTTGAAGCATGAACTACACGGAACAGTTAAACTAATCTTTCAGCCTGCGGAGGAAGGGGTTAGAGGAGCAAAGGCAATGGCCGCTTCCGGAATTGTCGATGATGTTGATTACATGATCGGTGGCCATATAGGAATAGTTCCTCATGCATGTGGCAAAGTGTCGTTTCGTTTGGCAGGGTTTCTTGCCACTACAAAGATCGATGTCTACTATGAGGGGAAATCGAGTCATGCCGCAGGGGCTCCCGAACGTGGAAAAAATGCTTTGCTTGCCGCTGTGACGGCAACGGCCAATATCCACAGCATTTCGGCCCACAGCAAGGGAAAAAGCATGGTGAATGTCGGATGTCTGAACGCCGGTACGGGCAGGAACGTCATACCCGCCACAGCCTTTATGTCACTTGAAACTCGAGGCTCCACATCGGAAATTAACGAGTATGTAAAAGAACGGGTGCTGAGGATCGTCGATGCGGCAGCAAAAATGTATGAGGTACAAAAGAAGATAGTCTTCATGGGAGCGTCTGAAACTGCGGTCGGAAATCAGGATTTTATCGAATATGCCGAAAAGATCGTTGCCGAGAATAGGCATATCAAAGCGATCGTCTCCGAGCCTATTCTTCTGGCGGGAAGTGAAGATTATACCTACTTCATGAAAGCGGTACAGAGGAGGGGAGGGAAGGCCTTGTTCATGCTGTACGGAACCGACATGAAAGAAACACACCACAATTCGGCGTTCGATATCGATGAAAGGAGCCTTCCCATTGCCGTAACAACGATTTCTTGGCTGCTTTTATCCTTAAACAACGGAATGCGAACAGTAGTGTGA
- a CDS encoding amino acid ABC transporter substrate-binding protein encodes MVNKRSRRTSLWGLFLALFVTIALASCGSSKSEEPAAEESATAAPETGKSTLELVKERGKVIVGVTAGVPGYSAPDSEGIWQGFDVDLGRAVAAAVLGDPDAIECRPLSAKERFTALQSGEIDVLVRVTTWTATRDSQLGVNFAGVNYYDGQGFMVAKDSGITSLADLDGATVAVQSGTTTELNLSDYFRKNNMDFELITFEKNDQASAALEAGRADAVTSDQSQLYALRTKFKEPENFIMLPELISKEPLGPVVRQGDDEWFNIVKWTLFAMLNAEEYGITSDNVDEMKETSDNPNVKRLLGSEGGVWEGFGLESNAGYNIIKYIGNYGESFERNLGSGSPLNISRGLNALWTKGGIQYGMPIR; translated from the coding sequence ATGGTAAACAAACGATCAAGACGCACATCCCTTTGGGGTCTATTCCTTGCCCTATTCGTGACAATTGCGCTGGCTTCCTGCGGATCTTCGAAATCCGAAGAGCCAGCGGCAGAGGAATCAGCGACGGCGGCCCCGGAAACGGGTAAATCGACCTTGGAGCTGGTGAAGGAACGGGGCAAGGTCATCGTGGGGGTAACAGCGGGAGTCCCCGGATATTCGGCCCCCGACAGCGAAGGCATATGGCAGGGTTTCGACGTCGATCTTGGAAGAGCGGTTGCCGCCGCCGTACTCGGAGATCCCGACGCGATCGAATGCCGTCCTTTGAGTGCAAAGGAACGCTTTACCGCGCTTCAGTCGGGTGAAATCGACGTGCTTGTCCGTGTCACAACCTGGACAGCGACCCGGGACAGCCAGCTGGGCGTAAACTTTGCCGGTGTCAACTATTATGACGGTCAGGGCTTCATGGTCGCCAAAGACTCGGGGATTACCTCCTTGGCAGATCTCGATGGGGCAACCGTCGCGGTGCAGTCAGGAACGACTACCGAGCTCAACCTCTCCGATTATTTTCGAAAAAACAATATGGACTTCGAGCTGATTACCTTCGAAAAGAACGATCAGGCATCGGCGGCCCTTGAAGCGGGACGAGCCGACGCGGTCACCAGCGACCAGTCACAGTTGTACGCCCTCAGAACCAAATTCAAGGAACCTGAAAACTTCATCATGCTTCCCGAACTGATCTCGAAAGAACCTTTGGGGCCGGTTGTCAGGCAGGGCGACGATGAATGGTTCAATATTGTGAAATGGACCCTCTTCGCCATGCTCAATGCCGAGGAATACGGTATTACCTCGGATAATGTGGACGAAATGAAGGAGACGAGCGACAACCCCAACGTCAAAAGGCTGCTCGGCTCCGAAGGCGGTGTATGGGAGGGCTTCGGCCTGGAGAGCAACGCCGGTTACAACATCATCAAATATATCGGCAACTATGGTGAAAGCTTCGAACGAAACCTGGGAAGCGGTTCACCACTGAACATATCCAGGGGACTCAACGCCCTGTGGACCAAGGGAGGAATCCAGTACGGAATGCCTATCCGATAG
- a CDS encoding amino acid ABC transporter permease, with amino-acid sequence MNRTKTRSITIQTTIIIALIAIFTFFGYNYIRNITSRNIGIGFGFMHETAGFSISQTLISYTESDTFGRTFVIGLLNTLVASIIGIVLATLLGFLIGLMRLSKNKLIHNVAVVYVEVLRNIPPLLHVLFWYQVVFLNVLPPFKESFKLGNWLYINVRGITIPSFIPQTSATTFRILFFVSIVAIFYIGYVKKKMVLRGVHKKLWPLQLAILLALVLFAAIAKPFQIVLPEITKFKFSSGTTIRPELFSVVVALGTYTSTYISEAVRSSIIAVPKGQLEAAKSLGFNRYRRLQLIIIPQAMRTMIPPVTNQYLNLIKNTSLGMAVAYPDLTSVFAGTTLNQTGRALEVMSLVMLTYLSISLVTSLLMNWYNRSIINKKGEMLAKEEVPLD; translated from the coding sequence ATGAACAGAACAAAAACACGAAGCATAACAATACAGACGACGATCATCATAGCCCTGATAGCGATCTTCACCTTTTTCGGGTATAACTACATTCGAAATATTACCAGCAGGAATATCGGCATCGGATTCGGCTTCATGCACGAAACCGCCGGGTTTTCCATCAGCCAAACCCTGATTTCCTACACCGAATCGGATACCTTTGGCAGAACCTTCGTTATAGGCCTGCTTAATACCCTGGTAGCCTCGATAATCGGCATTGTGCTGGCTACCCTCCTCGGCTTTCTGATCGGGCTGATGCGCTTATCAAAAAACAAACTGATCCATAATGTTGCGGTCGTCTATGTCGAAGTGCTTCGGAATATACCACCGCTTCTGCATGTCCTTTTTTGGTACCAGGTCGTCTTTCTCAATGTCCTGCCCCCCTTTAAAGAATCGTTCAAGCTGGGCAACTGGCTCTACATAAATGTACGGGGTATTACCATACCCTCTTTTATTCCTCAAACAAGCGCTACGACCTTCAGGATTCTTTTTTTCGTCTCCATTGTTGCAATCTTCTACATTGGATATGTAAAAAAGAAGATGGTCCTTCGGGGAGTACACAAAAAACTGTGGCCGCTCCAGCTGGCAATCCTCCTGGCTCTGGTCCTTTTCGCGGCCATTGCCAAACCGTTTCAGATCGTGCTTCCGGAAATTACGAAATTCAAATTTTCGAGCGGAACAACAATCAGACCGGAACTTTTTTCCGTGGTGGTTGCCCTGGGAACATACACCTCGACCTATATCTCCGAGGCCGTCAGGAGCTCCATCATAGCGGTCCCCAAGGGGCAGCTGGAGGCGGCAAAGAGCCTCGGCTTTAACCGATACAGGAGGCTCCAGCTCATTATCATCCCCCAGGCGATGAGAACGATGATACCGCCGGTCACCAACCAGTATCTGAATCTTATCAAAAACACATCCCTCGGGATGGCGGTTGCCTACCCCGATCTTACATCGGTCTTTGCCGGTACAACCCTTAATCAGACGGGACGGGCCCTGGAGGTGATGTCCCTGGTCATGCTTACCTATCTCTCCATTAGTCTCGTAACCTCACTGCTGATGAATTGGTACAACCGCTCAATCATCAACAAAAAGGGAGAGATGTTGGCAAAAGAGGAGGTCCCCCTTGACTGA
- a CDS encoding amino acid ABC transporter permease: MTDKIKNLLKTIKRDYFNSPFTIMLSLVILYLAVRLGIWLIQWAFINAVWSGENREVAVKNGATWAFIRAKIRFFIFGFYPKDQIWRIIITFLIMALSFIPYFMKKIHHKVLVFASHMLIWPIVIIFFLSGGAGLEKVSTNDWGGLTLTLILSSLGLLYSFPIGIALALGRRSSWPVIRGLSVAYIEFFRGIPLITILFMASVVVPFFLPPQISVDKIIRIIVGMTCFQSAYLAEVIRGGLQSIPKGQYEASDSLGFGFSLQQYLIILPQVLKVTVANIGGISISFLKDTTLVLIIGMFDLLGMVSPLASDSNWLGMEPEGYLFAGLIYWLICFTISRITNRIEEKVHTLPAVGGTT, translated from the coding sequence TTGACTGACAAGATAAAAAATCTGCTTAAGACCATAAAGCGGGATTATTTTAATTCTCCCTTTACTATTATGTTGTCTCTGGTCATACTCTACCTTGCCGTACGGCTCGGTATATGGCTGATCCAGTGGGCCTTTATCAATGCGGTATGGAGCGGAGAAAACCGGGAGGTGGCCGTCAAAAACGGAGCGACATGGGCATTTATCAGGGCAAAAATCCGTTTTTTCATCTTCGGCTTCTACCCAAAGGATCAGATATGGAGAATCATCATCACCTTCCTGATTATGGCACTCTCCTTCATCCCCTATTTCATGAAGAAGATACACCACAAGGTGTTGGTCTTCGCCTCCCACATGCTTATCTGGCCGATCGTCATCATCTTTTTTCTCTCCGGAGGGGCTGGCCTGGAAAAGGTTTCCACGAACGACTGGGGAGGACTCACCCTCACCCTGATTCTTTCGAGCCTGGGGCTCCTCTACTCCTTTCCTATCGGTATAGCCCTTGCCCTTGGACGAAGGAGTTCCTGGCCGGTCATCCGGGGGCTTAGTGTAGCGTATATCGAGTTCTTCAGGGGAATCCCCTTGATAACGATCCTTTTCATGGCCTCGGTGGTTGTTCCCTTTTTTCTGCCGCCTCAGATATCCGTTGATAAAATCATCAGGATCATAGTCGGTATGACCTGCTTTCAGTCCGCGTATCTGGCCGAGGTGATACGGGGCGGACTGCAGTCCATTCCCAAGGGACAGTATGAAGCATCGGATTCTCTCGGCTTCGGTTTCAGTTTGCAGCAGTACCTCATCATCCTTCCCCAGGTGCTCAAGGTCACCGTTGCAAACATCGGCGGAATTTCCATTTCCTTTCTGAAGGATACCACCCTTGTTCTCATTATCGGAATGTTCGATTTGCTTGGCATGGTCAGCCCCCTTGCCAGCGACAGCAATTGGCTCGGTATGGAACCCGAGGGATATCTCTTTGCCGGACTTATCTACTGGCTTATCTGCTTCACTATATCGCGGATTACCAATCGCATAGAAGAAAAAGTACACACCTTACCTGCAGTAGGAGGAACAACATGA
- a CDS encoding amino acid ABC transporter ATP-binding protein — protein MKQAVMTAEAPIVPASHASSHERIIAIKELNKWFDEFHVLVDIDLNVDKGEKIVICGPSGSGKSTLIRCINRLEKHQRGSINVMGHELTDDTKDVSRIRQEVGMVFQSFNLFPHLSILQNLTLAPIWIRKMSQRDAEKIAWKYLKRVNIAEHAHKFPSQLSGGQQQRAAIARSLCMQPKIMLFDEPTSALDPEMVNEVLDVMVTLAEEGMTMLCVTHEMGFARRVADHVIFMDEGKIVERQVPEKFFSEPENERTRKFLKQIHAIS, from the coding sequence ATGAAACAGGCAGTAATGACGGCAGAAGCCCCCATCGTTCCGGCTTCACATGCGTCAAGCCACGAGCGAATCATCGCCATAAAAGAGCTGAATAAATGGTTTGATGAGTTCCACGTACTGGTGGATATCGATCTCAATGTCGATAAAGGAGAGAAGATCGTCATTTGCGGCCCCTCGGGCTCGGGGAAATCGACCCTGATCAGATGTATCAATCGCCTTGAAAAACATCAGAGGGGATCAATCAACGTAATGGGCCATGAACTTACCGACGATACAAAGGATGTTTCGCGTATCAGGCAGGAGGTGGGAATGGTATTCCAGAGCTTTAATCTCTTTCCTCACCTTAGCATCCTGCAAAACCTGACCCTCGCACCAATCTGGATCAGAAAGATGTCTCAGCGTGATGCAGAAAAGATCGCCTGGAAGTACCTTAAGCGGGTCAATATCGCCGAGCACGCCCATAAATTCCCATCGCAGCTTTCGGGAGGGCAGCAGCAGCGGGCGGCCATTGCCCGAAGCCTTTGCATGCAGCCGAAGATCATGCTCTTTGACGAACCGACATCGGCTCTTGACCCGGAAATGGTGAATGAGGTACTAGATGTTATGGTTACCCTTGCGGAAGAGGGGATGACCATGCTCTGTGTCACCCATGAAATGGGATTTGCCAGGAGGGTTGCAGATCATGTCATTTTTATGGACGAGGGAAAGATTGTAGAACGTCAGGTGCCGGAAAAGTTCTTTTCCGAACCCGAGAACGAGCGCACCCGCAAATTCCTCAAGCAGATCCATGCAATTTCGTAA
- a CDS encoding LysE family translocator, with protein sequence MTLMSILGFALAMFILTATPGPGVLAVVSQSLRAGFKSSIVMIAGIVTGDLFYLTFAIFGLSFIARSISPLFTLIRIAGGLYMIFIGVRAIVQKEPGELSEGNGRKGSSTYLSGLFLTLSNPKVVVFYCGFLPTFLDLETLRFSDGLIISALVMTILGTVMLLYAKLADYIRSLIRGPRSMRLINASAGGFMTAAGTLLVAKTVSR encoded by the coding sequence ATGACACTGATGAGTATTCTCGGCTTCGCCCTGGCGATGTTTATCTTAACGGCCACCCCCGGCCCCGGAGTTTTGGCCGTGGTAAGTCAATCGCTACGGGCCGGATTTAAAAGCAGTATTGTTATGATCGCAGGAATCGTTACCGGCGATCTTTTCTATCTTACCTTTGCAATCTTCGGACTGAGCTTTATCGCCCGCAGCATCTCCCCGCTCTTTACCCTCATACGGATCGCCGGCGGACTGTACATGATCTTCATCGGCGTAAGAGCCATCGTGCAAAAAGAACCAGGAGAATTAAGCGAGGGCAATGGCCGCAAGGGCTCTTCAACCTACCTCAGCGGCCTTTTCCTTACCCTCTCGAATCCCAAGGTCGTTGTTTTTTACTGCGGCTTTCTTCCCACCTTCCTCGATCTGGAAACGCTGAGATTCTCCGACGGCCTTATCATCTCTGCTCTTGTGATGACGATTCTCGGTACGGTGATGCTGCTCTACGCAAAGCTTGCGGATTATATCCGGAGCTTGATCAGAGGGCCGCGGAGCATGCGGCTGATCAATGCATCGGCGGGAGGTTTCATGACCGCGGCAGGAACGCTCCTGGTGGCAAAAACGGTAAGCCGGTAG
- a CDS encoding LysE family translocator encodes MSGIILNLIPGSDTIYILTRSIAQGRKAGFYSTLGISSGILVHTSFAALGLSAILAQSAVAFSIVSYCGALYLLFLGIRTLVSRSTQALTIPEKEEKRGTAFRLYRQGFLTNLLNPKVVLFFLSFLPQFIDPHTAHGIGGFLLLGMTFLTTGTLWCLALACAASRISAGLRSNRTWGNYLQKTSGVIFILLGAKLLVHSHS; translated from the coding sequence ATGTCGGGAATCATTTTGAATTTGATTCCCGGTTCCGACACCATCTACATTTTGACCCGAAGTATCGCCCAGGGAAGGAAGGCGGGTTTCTATTCGACCCTGGGGATCTCCAGCGGCATCCTGGTTCATACAAGCTTTGCAGCCCTGGGCCTCTCGGCCATTCTGGCCCAATCCGCAGTGGCCTTTTCCATCGTAAGCTATTGCGGTGCGCTCTACCTGCTTTTTCTCGGCATTCGAACCCTCGTCTCCAGATCCACCCAGGCCCTCACCATTCCTGAAAAAGAGGAAAAGAGGGGAACTGCCTTCAGGCTTTATCGACAAGGTTTTCTCACCAACCTGCTCAACCCGAAGGTTGTGCTCTTTTTTCTCTCCTTTCTGCCCCAATTCATCGATCCCCATACTGCCCATGGGATAGGCGGCTTTCTCCTGCTTGGGATGACCTTTCTGACAACCGGAACCCTTTGGTGCCTCGCCCTTGCCTGTGCCGCATCCAGGATTTCCGCAGGTCTGCGTAGCAACCGGACATGGGGAAACTACCTCCAGAAGACAAGCGGAGTGATATTTATCCTTCTGGGAGCAAAGTTATTGGTACACAGCCATTCATAG